From a region of the Pseudoxanthobacter soli DSM 19599 genome:
- a CDS encoding D-alanyl-D-alanine carboxypeptidase family protein: protein MTDLRAPTFSVPGFRILACLVAAVSMLRPRAGGAIVAVLTAVLALADASAARADIGSYIVVDAGNGVVVSDGNPFQPWYPASITKLMTAYVTFRAIRAGRISPNSPVVITPEASRQSPSKMGFKIGTVLTIDNAMKMMLVKSANDIAVAIGQAVGGGSEQAFVNEMNREARRLGMTRTHFSNPNGLPDDDQVTNARDMAILAVTILREFPEYRPLFSITGLQLGGTVIRTHNRFVERFQGGDGMKTGFICNAGFNVVATATRGGRTLVAVVLGAYNTKERDEFAARILTEAFGRRPKSPTLAAFPNPPGHQQPANRRAEVCGGKRPRGNEQQDLVSLTNPSGGTLLAFAPADGGGAEPAPPKSYLEATSRYMRPLVPVYLGLAPGSQPDQAIAGGDEESDDAPAAAAPPPDSKAARAAAAKAAKEAQRQAAQEQAAQARAAKLAARNAPTASNMQTSDAASIDSLIGGADAAEMKPGQAPSARIRPATGSIPSAAEPGVSVPLNLLPPAMMNPQANP, encoded by the coding sequence TTGACCGACCTTCGCGCCCCGACGTTCTCCGTTCCCGGATTCCGGATCCTCGCCTGCCTCGTCGCGGCCGTGTCCATGCTGCGCCCGCGGGCCGGCGGCGCTATCGTGGCGGTGCTCACCGCGGTGCTGGCGCTCGCCGACGCCTCCGCTGCGCGGGCCGATATCGGCTCCTATATCGTCGTCGATGCCGGCAATGGTGTGGTCGTTTCCGACGGCAATCCGTTCCAGCCTTGGTATCCGGCCTCCATCACCAAGCTGATGACCGCCTATGTCACCTTCCGCGCCATCCGGGCCGGACGGATCAGCCCGAATTCCCCGGTGGTGATCACACCGGAAGCGTCCCGCCAGTCGCCGAGCAAGATGGGGTTCAAGATCGGCACGGTGCTGACGATCGACAACGCCATGAAGATGATGCTGGTGAAGTCGGCCAACGACATCGCGGTCGCCATCGGGCAGGCGGTCGGCGGCGGCTCGGAGCAGGCCTTCGTCAACGAGATGAACCGCGAGGCGCGGCGCCTCGGCATGACCCGCACCCATTTCAGCAACCCGAACGGGCTGCCGGACGACGATCAGGTCACCAATGCCCGCGACATGGCGATCCTCGCCGTCACCATCCTGCGGGAATTTCCCGAGTACAGGCCGCTGTTCAGCATCACCGGCCTGCAGCTCGGCGGCACCGTGATCCGCACCCACAACCGCTTCGTCGAGCGCTTCCAGGGCGGCGACGGCATGAAGACCGGCTTCATCTGCAATGCCGGCTTCAACGTGGTGGCGACAGCGACCCGCGGCGGCCGCACGCTGGTTGCGGTGGTTCTCGGCGCATACAACACCAAGGAACGCGACGAGTTCGCGGCGCGCATCCTGACCGAGGCGTTCGGACGGCGCCCGAAATCGCCCACGCTGGCGGCGTTCCCGAACCCGCCCGGCCACCAGCAGCCGGCGAACCGTCGCGCCGAGGTCTGCGGCGGCAAGCGCCCCCGCGGCAACGAGCAGCAGGATCTGGTCTCGCTGACCAACCCGTCGGGCGGAACCCTGCTGGCGTTCGCGCCCGCCGATGGCGGCGGCGCGGAGCCGGCACCGCCGAAGAGCTATCTCGAGGCGACCTCGCGCTACATGCGCCCGCTGGTGCCGGTCTATCTCGGCCTCGCACCCGGCTCCCAGCCGGACCAGGCGATCGCCGGGGGTGACGAAGAGAGCGACGACGCGCCGGCCGCCGCGGCTCCACCGCCGGACAGCAAGGCCGCGCGTGCCGCCGCAGCCAAGGCGGCGAAGGAAGCCCAGCGCCAGGCGGCGCAGGAACAGGCCGCCCAGGCCCGGGCCGCCAAGCTAGCCGCCCGGAATGCCCCGACCGCAAGCAACATGCAGACGAGCGACGCCGCCAGCATCGACAGCCTGATCGGCGGCGCGGACGCGGCCGAGATGAAGCCCGGGCAGGCACCCTCGGCGCGCATCCGCCCGGCGACCGGCTCGATCCCCTCCGCGGCAGAACCCGGCGTCTCGGTGCCGCTCAACCTGCTGCCGCCGGCCATGATGAACCCGCAGGCCAATCCGTGA
- a CDS encoding BolA family protein has product MNVRQTIAAKLAAAFEPAELDVIDESHLHAGHAGHRPGGETHFRVRIVAEAFAGRSRLERHRLVNALLADELAGPVHALAIVADAPAKGSEG; this is encoded by the coding sequence ATGAACGTCAGGCAGACCATCGCGGCGAAACTCGCCGCTGCCTTCGAGCCCGCCGAACTCGATGTGATCGACGAATCCCATCTCCATGCCGGTCACGCCGGGCATCGGCCGGGCGGCGAAACCCATTTCCGGGTGCGCATCGTCGCCGAGGCCTTCGCCGGCCGCTCGCGGCTCGAACGTCACCGCCTCGTCAACGCGCTTCTCGCCGACGAACTCGCCGGGCCGGTCCATGCGCTCGCCATCGTCGCCGACGCGCCGGCGAAGGGATCGGAAGGCTGA
- a CDS encoding ABC-F family ATP-binding cassette domain-containing protein, with translation MASPPLLFLKDIRLTFGGTPVLEGAELVVGEGDRISLVGRNGSGKSTLLKIAAGLVEADGGDRFVQPGSTVRYLPQEPSFAGFATTLAYVEAGLGPGDDPYRARRLLEDLGLTGEENPSTLSGGEARRTALARVLAPEPDILLLDEPTNHLDLPAIEWLESELAGMRSAIVLISHDRRFLEKLSRATVWLDRGVTRRMERGFSHFEAWRDEVFAEEERDRHKLDRKIAMEEDWVRYGVTARRKRNQRRMGLLREMREQRRTARRATGDVKLAASEAEVSGKLVIEAVHVAKAFGGPPVVRDFSARIQRGDRIGIVGPNGAGKTTLINMLTGALAPDSGTVRLGANLQMVTLDQRRESLDPTVTLKDALTDGRSDTIMVGNEPRHVVSYMKDFLFSPEQARTPIGVLSGGERGRLMLARALARPANLLVLDEPTNDLDLETLDLLEELLADHAGTVLLISHDRDFIDRVVTSVIAYEGEGNWVEYAGGYSDMVAQRGHGVGAKSRADGARADAAPAARAAKQDSAKTDTPKAEPKRKLSFKDKHALETLPKTMAKLETDIATFEKKLAEPGLFARDRSGFETAAAKLRAAQEALAEAEEEWLRLELLKEEIGG, from the coding sequence ATGGCATCACCACCCCTGCTCTTTCTCAAGGACATCCGTCTCACCTTCGGCGGCACGCCCGTGCTCGAGGGTGCCGAGCTCGTCGTCGGCGAAGGCGACCGCATCTCGCTGGTCGGCCGCAACGGCTCGGGCAAGTCGACGCTTCTGAAGATCGCCGCGGGACTGGTGGAGGCGGACGGTGGCGACCGCTTCGTCCAGCCGGGATCCACGGTGCGCTACCTGCCGCAGGAGCCCTCCTTTGCCGGCTTCGCGACGACGCTCGCCTATGTGGAGGCCGGCCTCGGACCCGGCGACGACCCTTATCGCGCCCGCCGGCTCCTCGAGGATCTCGGGCTGACCGGCGAGGAAAACCCGTCGACGCTGTCGGGCGGCGAGGCGCGGCGCACGGCGCTCGCCCGGGTGCTCGCGCCGGAACCGGACATCCTCCTGCTCGACGAGCCGACCAACCATCTCGACCTGCCCGCGATCGAATGGCTGGAATCCGAGCTCGCCGGAATGCGCTCGGCCATCGTGCTGATCTCCCACGACCGGCGCTTCCTGGAAAAGCTGTCGCGCGCCACCGTCTGGCTCGACCGCGGCGTCACGCGGCGGATGGAGCGCGGCTTTTCCCATTTCGAGGCGTGGCGCGACGAGGTGTTCGCGGAGGAAGAACGCGACCGCCACAAGCTCGACCGCAAGATCGCGATGGAAGAGGACTGGGTGCGCTACGGCGTCACCGCCCGGCGCAAGCGCAACCAGCGCCGCATGGGCCTGCTGCGCGAGATGCGCGAGCAGCGCCGCACCGCCCGCCGGGCGACAGGCGACGTCAAGCTCGCGGCGAGCGAGGCGGAGGTGTCCGGCAAGCTCGTCATCGAGGCGGTGCATGTCGCCAAGGCCTTCGGCGGCCCGCCGGTGGTGCGCGACTTTTCCGCCCGCATCCAGCGCGGCGACCGCATCGGCATCGTCGGCCCGAACGGTGCCGGCAAGACCACGCTGATCAACATGCTCACCGGTGCGCTCGCGCCCGATTCCGGGACGGTGCGCCTCGGCGCCAACCTGCAGATGGTGACGCTCGACCAGCGGCGCGAGAGCCTCGATCCGACCGTGACGCTGAAGGACGCGCTCACCGACGGCCGCAGCGACACCATCATGGTCGGCAACGAGCCGCGCCACGTCGTCAGCTACATGAAGGACTTCCTGTTCTCGCCCGAGCAGGCGCGCACGCCCATCGGCGTCCTGTCCGGCGGCGAGCGTGGTCGCCTGATGCTGGCACGCGCGCTGGCGCGTCCGGCGAACCTTCTCGTGCTCGACGAGCCCACCAACGATCTCGACCTGGAGACGCTGGATCTCCTGGAGGAACTGCTCGCCGACCACGCGGGCACCGTGCTGCTCATCAGCCACGACCGCGACTTCATCGACCGTGTCGTGACCTCGGTGATCGCCTACGAGGGCGAAGGCAACTGGGTGGAATATGCCGGCGGCTATTCCGACATGGTGGCCCAGCGCGGCCATGGCGTCGGCGCCAAGTCGCGGGCGGATGGGGCGCGGGCGGACGCCGCGCCGGCGGCGAGGGCAGCAAAGCAGGACAGCGCGAAGACCGACACTCCGAAGGCGGAACCGAAACGCAAGCTGTCCTTCAAGGACAAGCACGCCCTCGAAACCCTGCCGAAAACGATGGCGAAGCTCGAAACCGACATCGCCACGTTCGAGAAGAAGCTCGCTGAACCCGGCCTGTTCGCCCGCGACCGGTCGGGGTTCGAGACCGCCGCCGCCAAGCTCAGGGCCGCGCAGGAAGCCCTCGCCGAGGCTGAGGAGGAATGGCTGCGGCTCGAACTTCTGAAGGAAGAGATCGGCGGCTGA
- a CDS encoding DUF1178 family protein encodes MIHYSLVCSAEHTFDGWFRSSEDFEGQAARGLVSCPACGSTDVRRGLMAPAIATRTERRPADVADAPEPSLGAAAPTAAVAMADPRAAALVEMMRAVRRQVEQTADYVGDRFAEEARKIHYGETDARGIYGEASPSDVKALQEEGVEIHPLPLLPEDAN; translated from the coding sequence TTGATCCACTACTCCCTCGTCTGCTCCGCAGAGCACACGTTCGACGGCTGGTTCCGCTCTTCCGAGGATTTCGAAGGCCAGGCCGCCCGTGGGCTGGTGTCCTGCCCGGCCTGCGGCTCCACCGACGTGCGCCGCGGGCTGATGGCCCCTGCCATCGCAACCCGCACCGAGCGCCGGCCGGCCGATGTCGCCGATGCGCCGGAGCCGTCCCTTGGTGCCGCCGCTCCCACCGCCGCCGTGGCGATGGCCGATCCCCGCGCGGCGGCGCTCGTGGAGATGATGCGGGCCGTACGCCGGCAGGTCGAACAGACCGCCGATTATGTCGGCGACCGCTTCGCCGAAGAGGCGCGCAAGATCCACTACGGCGAGACGGACGCGCGCGGCATCTATGGCGAGGCGAGCCCTTCGGACGTGAAGGCGCTGCAGGAGGAGGGGGTCGAGATCCATCCGCTGCCGCTGCTGCCGGAAGACGCCAACTGA
- a CDS encoding carbon-nitrogen hydrolase family protein — translation MAIFKAACVQMRSGRDVAANIAAAETLIREAAGNGALYIQTPEMTNLLERSREALQAKIADEAGDPSLARFRALARELGIHLHIGSLAIRLPDGGVANRGFLIGPDGAIRARYDKIHMFDVDLANGESWRESATYRPGTEAVVADLPDMRMGMAICYDMRFAHLFRAEAKAGAGLITTPAAFTRQTGEAHWHVLTRARAIETGSYLVAAAQGGTHEDGRETYGHSLIIDPWGRVLAEAGTEPGIVIAEIDPAEVEAARGRIPALKNDRAFREPRAPEDALRTAS, via the coding sequence ATGGCGATTTTCAAGGCGGCATGCGTGCAGATGCGGTCCGGTCGCGATGTCGCGGCCAACATCGCCGCGGCCGAGACGCTGATCCGTGAGGCGGCCGGCAACGGCGCGCTCTACATTCAGACGCCCGAGATGACGAACCTGCTGGAGCGCAGCCGCGAGGCCCTGCAGGCCAAGATCGCGGACGAGGCGGGCGATCCCTCCCTCGCCCGCTTCCGCGCGCTCGCCCGGGAACTCGGCATCCACCTGCACATCGGCTCGCTCGCGATCCGCCTTCCCGACGGCGGCGTTGCCAACCGCGGCTTCCTGATCGGCCCTGACGGCGCCATCCGCGCGCGCTACGACAAGATCCACATGTTCGACGTCGATCTCGCCAACGGCGAGAGCTGGCGGGAATCGGCGACCTACCGGCCGGGCACGGAAGCCGTGGTGGCGGACCTGCCGGACATGCGGATGGGCATGGCGATCTGCTACGACATGCGCTTCGCGCACCTGTTCCGCGCCGAGGCGAAGGCCGGCGCCGGGCTGATCACCACGCCGGCGGCGTTCACGCGGCAGACGGGCGAAGCGCACTGGCACGTGCTGACCCGCGCCCGCGCGATCGAGACCGGCTCCTATCTCGTCGCGGCCGCCCAGGGCGGCACCCACGAGGATGGCCGCGAGACCTACGGCCACTCCCTGATCATCGATCCGTGGGGCCGGGTGCTTGCCGAAGCCGGCACCGAGCCCGGCATCGTGATTGCGGAGATCGACCCGGCCGAGGTTGAGGCCGCCCGTGGCCGCATTCCCGCGCTGAAGAACGACCGCGCCTTCCGCGAACCTCGGGCGCCGGAAGACGCGCTGAGGACGGCATCTTGA
- the grxC gene encoding glutaredoxin 3: MADVVIYTRQGCGYCSAAKRLLTSKGVAFHEIDATGDPALKAEMTARSGGVTFPQILIDGKPVGGCDDLHALDRAGKLDALLTAA, translated from the coding sequence ATGGCTGATGTCGTCATCTACACCCGTCAGGGCTGCGGCTATTGCTCCGCGGCGAAGCGGCTGCTCACCTCAAAGGGCGTGGCCTTCCACGAGATCGACGCGACGGGCGATCCGGCCCTGAAGGCGGAAATGACGGCGCGCTCCGGCGGCGTGACGTTCCCGCAGATCCTGATCGACGGCAAGCCTGTCGGCGGCTGCGACGACCTGCATGCGCTGGACCGCGCCGGCAAGCTCGATGCGCTGCTGACCGCGGCCTGA
- a CDS encoding ComF family protein — protein METPWLPAISTATLVADDGLETGDGSAVRPWSPRALMRGCARGVSAAGRAVIDLALPPCCLACRRRVADPDSLCVRCWSAMQFIERPFCEVLGIPFAFDLGPGVLSAEAIADPPGYDRARAAVLFDDASRPLVHGLKYRDRQEAARLMGRLMARAGREILSEADLIVPVPLHRSRLWRRRFNQAAVLADHVSRLSGIASDPFALARIRATARQVGLDLGARALNVRGAFAVPAAAKARVSGRRVVLVDDVLTSGATVEAATRALRRAGARHVDILVFARVVKGEANPI, from the coding sequence ATGGAGACGCCCTGGCTGCCCGCTATATCAACGGCGACGCTCGTTGCCGACGACGGACTGGAGACCGGCGATGGTTCGGCCGTCCGGCCTTGGTCGCCGCGTGCCCTGATGCGCGGCTGCGCCCGCGGTGTTTCCGCCGCCGGCCGTGCCGTCATCGATCTGGCCCTGCCGCCGTGCTGCCTGGCCTGCCGCCGGCGCGTCGCGGACCCGGACAGCCTGTGCGTCCGTTGCTGGTCGGCGATGCAGTTCATCGAACGCCCGTTCTGCGAGGTTCTGGGGATTCCGTTCGCGTTCGATCTCGGTCCCGGCGTGCTGTCGGCCGAGGCGATCGCAGACCCGCCGGGCTACGACAGGGCGCGAGCCGCGGTGCTGTTCGACGACGCGTCCCGGCCGCTCGTCCACGGGCTGAAATATCGCGACCGGCAGGAGGCTGCGCGGCTGATGGGGCGGCTGATGGCCCGCGCGGGACGTGAAATCCTGAGCGAGGCCGACCTGATCGTGCCGGTTCCGCTGCATCGCAGCCGGCTGTGGCGCCGCCGCTTCAACCAGGCCGCCGTGCTGGCCGACCACGTGTCCCGGCTGTCGGGGATCGCGTCCGATCCGTTCGCGCTCGCCCGCATCCGCGCCACGGCCCGTCAGGTCGGGCTCGACCTTGGCGCCCGCGCGCTCAACGTGCGCGGCGCGTTCGCGGTGCCGGCTGCGGCCAAGGCGCGCGTGTCGGGCCGGCGGGTGGTGCTCGTCGACGACGTGCTGACCTCCGGCGCGACGGTGGAGGCGGCGACCCGCGCGCTCCGGCGGGCCGGCGCGCGCCATGTCGACATCCTCGTGTTCGCCCGGGTTGTGAAGGGGGAGGCAAACCCCATATGA